The Panicum hallii strain FIL2 chromosome 9, PHallii_v3.1, whole genome shotgun sequence genome has a window encoding:
- the LOC112873434 gene encoding uncharacterized protein LOC112873434 yields the protein MAPGAISPPLRPVYVVTKRIRPRPLEQRLPRNLQTKCVLDRSPNAKEGTEPDGWTTTTCSRPSSSASRCVCRAWRATIDARRMLRGDLLPISLGGIFVSLSHEPAPPEFFARPSAGPRIAARLQDYAEASDWPHFIDQCCNGLLLLEGCVVNPATRRCVRLPPLIGAWEARPFVREGAAAGTVAGVRSAAEPLYRHADNKYQVIKLPAGIDGRVYDEMYLGKSEKGVYCAVIENQDYRLQVLLLDESDGRMEWVFKYDINLEPLVVHLSRNRDGRIDRPWTLQDGDRHNDDSQGVKVQEDLQWDSDDDNVLGIEDRGEKLVQLRLYFFVWVSPL from the exons ATGGCGCCGGGCGCGATCTCGCCGCCGCTGCGGCCCGTTTACGTAGTGACCAAAA GGATCCGACCCAGGCCGCTCGAGCAGAGGCTTCCGCGTAATCTGCAGACCAAGTGCGTGCTGGACAGATCCCCCAACGCCAAGGAAGGAACCGAACCCGACGGATGGACAACGACGACGTGCTCGCGGCCGTCCTCCAGCGCCTCGCGCTGCGTCTGCCGGGCGTGGCGCGCCACCATCGACGCGCGCCGCATGCTGCGCGGGGACCTCCTCCCCATCTCGCTGGGCGGCATCTTCGTCAGCCTGAGCCACGAGCCGGCGCCGCCGGAGTTCTTCGCCCGGCCCTCGGCGGGGCCCCGGATCGCGGCGAGGCTCCAGGACTACGCGGAGGCTTCGGATTGGCCGCACTTCATCGACCAGTGCTGCAACGGGCTCCTCCTGCTCGAGGGTTGCGTCGTGAACCCGGCGACACGGCGGTGCGTGCGGCTGCCCCCCCT GATAGGAGCGTGGGAAGCAAGGCCCTTTGTCCGGGAAGGGGCCGCCGCAGGGaccgtcgccggcgtgcggtCCGCCGCGGAGCCTCTATACCGCCACGCC GATAACAAGTACCAAGTAATAAAATTGCCTGCGGGTATTGACGGGAGAGTGTATGATGAAATGTATCTTGGGAAATCGGAGAAAGGAGTGTACTGCGCGGTAATTGAGAACCAAGACTACCGGCTTCAGGTTTTGCTCCTCGATGAATCTGATGGCAGGATGGAATGGGTTTTCAAGTATGACATCAACCTAGAGCCCTTGGTGGTGCATCTCTCTCGCAACCGTGATGGCAGGATCGACAGGCCTTGGACTTTACAGGATGGTGACCGCCACAACGATGATAGCCAAGGGGTGAAGGTGCAGGAGGATTTGCAGTGGGATTCCGATGACGATAATGTTCTTGGCATTGAAGATAGGGGTGAGAAGTTAGTACAGCTTCGCCTATATTTCTTTGTTTGGGTTTCACCCCTTTAA
- the LOC112873495 gene encoding noroxomaritidine synthase-like: MDPLFLFIELLPVLCFLILYYHHLQSKKTSPLEPTEWPIVGHLPGLVANIHHFHNWATGILTGTSYNFEARGGLTGLRYFITCDPSNVRHIFTSNFANYPKGDEFAVIFDVLGGGIFNADGESWRRQRVKAQMLMAVPRFRAFTARCSRDKVEKSLLPFLAHAADEGTPCDLHDAFLRLTFDMTCALVFGVDPGCLAIGLPVVPFARAMDDALETLFLRHITPCWKLMSRLEIGQEKKMAAARRTIDSFVADTVAKRRADKLEQGISDSADLLSSFICNEDSSDNDDVFLRDTTVNLLLAGRDTTGAALSWFFYLIATNPRVEQKLLDELAPVASRKGAAASGGMVTFDASELGNLVYLHAALCECLRLYPSVPFEHKAVVADDVLPSGKEMKAGDKVLVFSYSMGRMEGVWGKDCAEFRPERWLSEEAAGTKKKKLRYEPSYKFISFNAGPRTCLGKEMAFVQMKTAAAAVLWNFAVELVPGHVVKPKLSIILHMKDGLAVRVRRRDGVARHG; encoded by the coding sequence ATGGATCCCTTGTTCCTGTTCATAGAGCTGCTCCCTGTCCTCTGCTTCCTCATCCTGTACTACCACCACCTGCAATCCAAGAAAACGAGCCCTTTGGAGCCAACCGAATGGCCGATCGTGGGGCATCTCCCCGGCCTGGTCGCCAACATCCACCACTTCCACAACTGGGCCACCGGCATCCTCACCGGCACCAGCTACAACTTCGAAGCCCGCGGGGGGCTCACCGGCCTGCGCTACTTCATCACCTGCGACCCCTCCAACGTGCGCCACATCTTCACGTCCAACTTCGCCAACTACCCTAAGGGCGACGAGTTCGCCGTGATCTTCGACGTCCTCGGCGGCGGCATCTTCAACGCCGACGGGGAGTCGTGGCGCCGCCAGCGGGTGAAggcccagatgctcatggccgTCCCGCGGTTCCGGGCCTTCACGGCGCGGTGCAGCCGCGACAAGGTGGAGAAGAGCCTCCTGCCTTTCCTCGCCCACGCCGCCGACGAGGGGACGCCGTGCGACCTGCACGACGCGTTCCTGAGGCTCACGTTCGACATGACGTGCGCCCTCGTGTTCGGCGTCGACCCTGGGTGCCTGGCGATTGGCCTGCCCGTGGTTCCCTTCGCGCGCGCCATGGACGACGCGCTGGAGACGCTTTTCCTCCGGCACATCACGCCATGCTGGAAGCTGATGAGCAGGCTGGAAATAGGCCAGGAGAAGAAGATGGCCGCGGCTCGGAGGACGATCGACAGCTTCGTCGCCGACACCGTCGCGAAACGCCGGGCCGACAAGCTCGAACAAGGCATCAGCGACTCGGCCGACCTGCTGTCGTCCTTCATCTGCAACGAGGACTCCAGCGACAACGATGACGTGTTCTTACGTGACACGACGGTGAACCTCCTGCTCGCCGGCCGCGACACGACGGGCGCGGCGCTGTCGTGGTTCTTCTACCTCATCGCAACGAACCCACGCGTCGAGCAGAAACTACTGGACGAGCTCGCGCCCGTCGCCTCGCGGAAGGGTGCCGCGGCCAGCGGCGGCATGGTGACCTTCGACGCGAGCGAGCTGGGCAACCTGGTGTACCTGCACGCCGCCCTGTGCGAGTGCCTGAGGCTGTACCCGTCGGTCCCGTTCGAGCACAAGGCGGTGGTCGCCGACGACGTGCTCCCAAGCGGGAAGGAGATGAAGGCGGGCGACAAGGTGCTGGTGTTCAGCTACTCCATGGGCAGGATGGAGGGCGTGTGGGGCAAGGACTGCGCGGAGTTCCGGCCCGAGAGGTGGCTcagcgaggaggcggcggggacgaagaagaagaaactGCGGTACGAGCCGTCGTACAAGTTCATCTCCTTCAACGCCGGGCCGCGGACGTGCCTGGGCAAGGAGATGGCGTTCGTGCAGATGAagaccgcggcggcggccgtgctgtGGAACTTCGCCGTCGAGCTCGTGCCGGGCCACGTCGTGAAGCCCAAGCTGTCCATCATACTCCACATGAAGGACGGGCTCGCCGTCAGGGTCAGGAGAAGGGACGGCGTCGCGCGTCACGGCTAG
- the LOC112876303 gene encoding pentatricopeptide repeat-containing protein At2g03880, mitochondrial-like → MPPRPHAAPPVLAAAASLRAAASAMVEGGGDPAVLHAVLVKTASCSRAAYSFLLSRYPPSRSLPLLSRLPFRPTAGSLTTSLASASSSSPSSALSLLRGVLGASPAFLADGPLSSLLRSMAPSLAPHLHALAFKLALSSSPYSASCLITLYARSRSPTAARHLFDEIPVPSRDHVCYSSTIVGLAQNGQYEESLSVFADMRSKAVDSTMYALSGALRAAAGLAALEQTCGIHAHAVVVGIDGNVAVGTALVDAYGKAGVVDDAVKVFEGLGGDRNLITWNAVLSAHAQQGDVQAVVGLFDQMIELGFAPDRLTFLAVLTACSNAGAAAEAEFWLEAMQSKYNMKPGLEHYTCVVGAMARVGRLEDAESVACTMPCKPDAAVWRTLLMGCVVHRKVDMAESMGQRLLAINPKDDSTYVMLANVYSAAGKKDEEAASWTAMRDCGVRKEGGRSWIEIRGQVHVFVANERRHQQLLEIYDKLNELIQEVEKLGYKEVDEGLWHHSERLALAYGLISGAVPSGKVLRIVKNLRICAHCHEFFKYASMVVDRVIVVRDVNRYHTIKKGACSCRDYW, encoded by the coding sequence ATGCCGCCGCGGCCGCACGCGGCGCCACCCGTGCTCGCCGCGGCCGCGTCCCTCAGAGCCGCGGCCTCCGCGATGGTCGAAGGGGGCGGCGACCCGGCCGTCCTCCACGCGGTCCTCGTCAAGACCGCCTCCTGCTCCCGCGCCGCATACAGCTTCCTCCTCTCCCGCTACCCGCCGTCGCGCTCGCTGCCCCTCCTCTCCCGCCTCCCGTTCCGCCCCACCGCCGGATCTCTCACCACGTCCCTCGCCTCCgcctcctcttcctcaccgTCCTCCGCGCTCTCGCTCCTTCGCGGCGTCCTCGGCGCGTCGCCGGCCTTCCTCGCCGACGGCCcgctctcctccctcctccgctcCATGGCGCCGTCCCTCGCGCCACACTTGCACGCCCTCGCCTTCAAGCTCGCCCTCTCCTCGTCCCCCTACTCAGCTTCTTGCCTTATTACCCTGTATGCCCGATCCCGGTCTCCCACGGCCGCGCGCCACCTGTTCGATGAAATCCCCGTTCCAAGTCGGGACCACGTATGCTACTCTTCCACAATTGTTGGGCTCGCACAGAATGGGCAATACGAAGAATCTCTCTCTGTGTTTGCGGATATGCGCTCAAAGGCTGTTGATTCGACCATGTATGCACTGTCCGGTGCTCTCCGGGCGGCAGCAGGGCTTGCTGCGCTGGAGCAAACTTGTGGGATTCATGCGCATGCGGTGGTGGTCGGTATTGATGGAAACGTGGCTGTTGGGACCGCTCTGGTGGATGCTTATGGTAAGGCCGGAGTTGTGGACGACGCAGTGAAGGTGTTTGAGGGGTTGGGTGGTGACCGGAACTTGATCACGTGGAATGCAGTGTTGTCTGCGCATGCTCAGCAGGGAGATGTGCAAGCAGTTGTTGGACTGTTTGACCAGATGATAGAGCTGGGCTTTGCCCCTGATAGGCTAACATTCCTTGCTGTTCTCACAGCATGTAGTAATGCCGGAGCGGCCGCTGAGGCTGAATTTTGGTTGGAAGCAATGCAGTCCAAGTACAATATGAAGCCTGGCCTTGAGCATTATACTTGTGTGGTGGGTGCAATGGCACGGGTTGGGCGTCTAGAGGATGCAGAGAGTGTTGCTTGTACAATGCCATGCAAGCCGGATGCAGCGGTGTGGCGGACGCTTCTAATGGGCTGTGTGGTTCACCGCAAGGTTGACATGGCAGAATCCATGGGACAACGGCTTTTGGCCATTAATCCCAAGGATGACTCAACTTATGTCATGCTTGCCAATGTCTACTCAGCAGCAGGGAAAAAGGATGAGGAGGCTGCGTCATGGACTGCAATGAGGGACTGTGGAGTCAGGAAGGAAGGTGGTCGGAGTTGGATTGAGATTAGAGGGCAGGTACATGTGTTTGTCGCGAATGAAAGAAGGCACCAACAACTTCTGGAGATATATGACAAGCTGAATGAATTGATTCAAGAGGTAGAGAAGTTAGGGTACAAGGAGGTGGACGAGGGGTTATGGCATCATAGCGAAAGGTTGGCCCTCGCTTATGGGTTGATCAGTGGTGCTGTACCATCAGGAAAAGTGTTGAGAATAGTTAAGAACTTGAGAATATGTGCTCATTGTCATGAATTCTTCAAGTACGCAAGCATGGTGGTCGATAGAGTAATTGTAGTTAGGGATGTCAATAGGTACCACACGATTAAAAAAGGTGCTTGCAGCTGCAGAGACTACTGGTGA
- the LOC112875956 gene encoding cysteine-rich repeat secretory protein 3-like has protein sequence MGRARRFQLLAAAAAVFLLLHAPLLVSCADLDALIYKGCANQSFPGGALPPTVAALSSALSAQAGSAKFYKTSSPSSAGSSTSVFGLFQCRGDLSGSDCASCVSRAMSSWRDVCGASVAARVQLAGCLALYEVSGFPQVSGVQMLFKTCGTGSGGGGDFEVRRDTAFAALEGGVATSSGGFVATSYQAVYAMAQCEGDLSTGDCGQCVTQAVQHVEVECGGAPSGQVYLDKCYISYSYYPHGVPHGGGMGGQQTAKTVAIVLGGAVGVGFLVICLLFARSLVKKKEDY, from the exons ATGGGCAGGGCGCGCCGGTTTCAgctgctggccgccgccgccgctgtcttcctcctcctccacgcgcCGCTGCTGGTGTCGTGCGCCGACCTCGACGCGCTCATCTACAAGGGCTGCGCCAACCAGAGCTTCCCGGGCGGCGCGCTGCCCCCGACCGTGGCCGCCCTCTCCAGCGCTCTCTCCGCGCAGGCCGGCTCCGCCAAGTTCTACAAgacctcctccccctcctcggCGGGCTCCTCCACCTCCGTCTTCGGCCTCTTCCAGTGCCGCGGGGACCTCTCCGGCTCCGACTGCGCCTCCTGCGTCTCCCGCGCCATGTCCTCCTGGCGCGACGTCTGCGGCGCCTCCGTCGCGGCGCGGGTCCAACTCGCCGGCTGCCTCGCGCTCTACGAGGTCTCCGGCTTCCCCCAGGTCTCAGGCGTCCAGATGCTCTTCAAGACCTGCGGcacgggcagcggcggcgggggcgactTCGAGGTGCGCCGGGACACCGCCTTCGCAGCACTCGAGGGCGGCGTCGCCACCAGCTCCGGCGGCTTCGTCGCCACCAGCTACCAGGCCGTCTACGCCATGGCGCAGTGCGAGGGCGACCTCTCCACGGGGGACTGCGGCCAGTGCGTCACCCAGGCCGTGCAGCACGTCGAGGTCGAGTGCGGCGGCGCCCCCTCCGGCCAGGTCTACCTCGACAAGTGCTACATTAGCTACAGCTACTACCCCCACGGCGTGCCCCATGGCGGAGGCATGGGAG GGCAGCAGACAGCCAAGACTGTAGCCATTGTGCTCGGGGGAGCCGTAGGCGTAGGTTTCCTGGTGATCTGCTTGCTTTTCGCCCGGAGCCTGGTCAAGAAGAAGGAAG ATTACTGA
- the LOC112876223 gene encoding noroxomaritidine synthase-like yields MALWVSFLELSLSLLCFVVFYYFHIRSRRKNPVIPLEWPLVGMLPALLANLHHLHEWITSILVASPISFLFTGPPRSGMQFFVTADPANVRHVFTSNFANYPKGPEFEEIFDILGGGIFNADGESWRRQRAKAQLLMSGAPFRAFVSRYSRDKVGNTLLPLLSHFAGTGEAFDLQDVFLRLTFDTTTTLVFGVDPGCLSVGLPEVPFARAMDDAMHVLLLRHVVPMTWWKLARRLRIGYERTMAAARRTIDQFVADTIARRRAEKARGGIDGSVDLLSSYINDEGAGTTVDAFLRDTTINLMLAGRDTTGSALSWFFYLLTQNPRVVARILQELESVKGTSTAPDGMVTFDPDELGRLTYLHAALCESLRLYPPVPQELKEAAAADVLPSGHEVRAGDKVLVWVYAMGRMEDVWGGDCREFRPERWVSAEDDGRVRYVPSYRFMSFNSGPRTCLGKDMAFVQLKAAAAAVVRNFEVEAVPGHVVEPKLSIILHMKNGFMATVRRRRQAPAALA; encoded by the coding sequence ATGGCGCTTTGGGTCTCCTTCCTCGAGCTCTCCCTCTCCTTGCTCTGCTTCGTGGTCTTCTACTACTTCCACATCAGGTCCAGGCGGAAGAACCCAGTGATCCCTCTGGAGTGGCCATTGGTGGGCATGCTCCCCGCCCTCCTCGCcaacctccaccacctccacgaGTGGATCACCTCCATCCTCGTCGCCAGCCCCATCAGCTTCCTCTTCACGGGCCCGCCGCGCTCCGGCATGCAGTTCTTCGTCACCGCCGACCCGGCCAACGTCCGCCACGTCTTCACCTCCAACTTCGCAAACTACCCCAAGGGCCCCGAGTTCGAGGAGATCTTCGATATCCTCGGCGGCGGCATCTTCAACGCCGACGGCGAGTCGTGGCGCCGCCAGCGCGCCAAGGCGCAGCTGCTCATGTCCGGCGCCCCGTTCCGGGCGTTCGTGTCCCGGTACAGCCGCGACAAGGTCGGGAACACCCTGCTCCCGCTGCTCTCCCACTTCGCCGGCACCGGGGAGGCGTTCGACCTGCAGGACGTGTTCCTCAGGCTGACCTTCGACACGACGACGACGCTGGTGTTCGGCGTCGACCCGGGGTGCCTGTCCGTCGGCCTGCCGGAGGTGCCGTTCGCGCGCGCCATGGACGACGCGATGCACGTGCTCCTGCTCCGCCACGTCGTCCCGATGACGTGGTGGAAGCTGGCGAGGCGGCTGAGGATCGGGTACGAGCGGACTATGGCGGCAGCACGGCGCACCATCGACCAGTTCGTCGCCGACACGATCGCTAGGCGGCGGGCCGAGAAGGCGAGGGGCGGCATCGACGGCTCGGTGGACCTGCTCTCGTCCTACATCAACGACGAGGGCGCGGGCACCACTGTGGACGCGTTCCTGCGCGACACGACCATCAACCTGATGCTGGCCGGCCGCGACACGACGGGCTCGGCGCTGTCCTGGTTCTTCTACCTCCTGACGCAGAACCCGCGCGTGGTGGCCAGGATCCTGCAGGAGCTGGAGTCCGTGAAGGGCACCTCCACCGCCCCGGACGGCATGGTGACCTTCGACCCGGACGAGCTGGGGCGGCTGACGTACCTGCACGCGGCGCTGTGCGAGTCCCTCCGGCTGTACCCGCCGGTGCCGCAGGAGCTGAAGGAGGCAGCCGCCGCCGACGTGCTGCCGAGCGGGCACGAGGTGCGGGCCGGCGACAAGGTCCTGGTGTGGGTGTACGCGATGGGGCGGATGGAGGACGTGTGGGGCGGTGACTGCCGGGAGTTCCGGCCGGAGCGGTGGGTCTCGGCGGAGGACGATGGGCGGGTGCGGTACGTGCCGTCGTACCGGTTCATGTCCTTCAACTCGGGGCCCCGGACCTGCCTCGGCAAGGACATGGCGTTCGTGCAGCTcaaggccgcggccgccgccgtggtgCGGAACTTCGAGGTGGAGGCGGTGCCCGGGCACGTCGTGGAGCCCAAGCTGTCCATCATACTCCACATGAAGAACGGGTTCATGGCGACCGTGAGGAGAAGGCGGCAGGCTCCGGCGGCGCTTGCCTGA